Proteins encoded within one genomic window of Agelaius phoeniceus isolate bAgePho1 chromosome 9, bAgePho1.hap1, whole genome shotgun sequence:
- the KIFBP gene encoding KIF-binding protein isoform X1, which produces MAAAAGGGWPAVCEKFRAARTLSAVESLKDPETEPYRSKYSARALLQEVKQLLSAAEEGGEAVLAVRRAVLEYELGVNHTDTEELSAGDEHLQRCTQLLEPHRLSPDCVSLYIQAQNNLGILWSQRDEIETAQTYLESAEALYNQYMKEDGNPPLDPSEHFMAEEEKLTDQERSKRFEKAYTHTLYYLAQVYQHLEMIEKAAQYCHTTLKRQLEYCGYYPVEWARNAATLSQYYLSKECFMEARHCLAAASVIFSQAGQVPSAEDSDETEPDQQDLPERKAEIARCWIKYCLNLLQSARKLLEDNIGELDPDRQLELKAQRKKEEDEKEKGRKKAVLFGTSDICDSVLAMEEKVSSVYPLDFQEAREVFLVGQNYVQEAKEFFQVDGYVTDHIEIVQDHSALFKVLAFFEEDYERRCKMHKRRIDMLEPIYTDLNPQYYLLIRRQLQCELADTYYEMMDLKVAIGNRLEKLDSHTVKKINSLAQFAIKYYELFLDSLRNPDKVFPEKLEEDVLRPAMVAKFHIARLYGKLITSDSKKQLENMQTSLEYYTFLVDYCEKYPDAVPAIETELELSKEMVNLLPASMERLRAKVSSFV; this is translated from the exons atggcggcggcggcgggcggagggTGGCCCGCGGTGTGCGAGAAGTTCCGCGCCGCCCGCACGCTCTCGGCCGTGGAGTCCCTCAAGGACCCCGAGACCGAGCCGTACCGCTCCAAGTACAGCGCCCGGgcgctgctgcaggaggtgaagcagctgctgagcgCCGCCGAGGAGGGCGGCGAGGCGGTGCTGGCCGTGAGGCGGGCCGTGCTGGAGTACGAGCTGGGCGTCAACCACACGGACACCGAGGAGCTGTCGGCCGGCGACGAGCACCTGCAGCGCTGCACGCAGCTCCTGGAGCCGCACCGCCTCTCCCCGGACTGCGTGTCCCTCTACATCCAGGCCCAG AACAATCTAGGGATCCTGTGGTCTCAGAGGGATGAAATTGAAACTGCACAAACTTACTTGGAATCTGCAGAAGCCTTGTATAACCAATACATGAAAGAG GATGGAAATCCTCCCCTGGATCCCAGTGAACATTTCatggcagaagaagaaaaactcaCAGACCAGGAAAGATCCAAAAG GTTTGAAAAGGCCTACACACATACTCTGTATTACCTGGCCCAAGTGTACCAGCACCTGGAGATGATTGAGAAGGCTGCTCAGTACTGCCACACCACCCTGAAACGGCAGCTCGAGTACTGCGGCTACTACCCCGTGGAATGGGCACGCAACGCGGCCACCCTGTCACAGTACTACCTCTCCAAG GAATGCTTTATGGAGGCTCGGCACTGCCTAGCAGCAGCCAGTGTCATCTTCAGCCAAGCTGGACAGGTGCCATCTGCTGAAGACT CAGATGAAACAGAGCCAGACCAACAGGACCTTCCAGAGAGGAAAGCTGAAATTGCAAGGTGTTGGATCAAGTATTGCCTGAATCTTCTGCAAAGTGCTCGGAAATTGCTTGAG GATAACATAGGAGAGCTGGATCCAGATAGGCAATTGGAACTTAAAGcccaaaggaagaaagaagaggatgaaaaggagaagggcaggaagaaaGCTGTTCTTTTTGGGACCAGTGATATCTGTGACTCTGTCCTAGCCATGGAGGAGAAAGTGAGCAGCGTATATCCTTTAGATTTTCAAGAAGCCAGAGAAGTCTTCCTGGTTGGTCAGAACTATGTTCAGGAGGCAAAAGAGTTCTTTCAGGTGGATGGTTATGTTACTGACCATATTGAGATTGTTCAGGATCACAGTGCTTTGTTTAAGGTCCTTGCTTTCTTTGAAGAGGACTATGAGAGGCGCTGCAAGATGCACAAGCGTAGGATAGACATGCTGGAGCCCATCTACACTGACCTGAACCCCCAGTACTACCTGCTGATCCgcaggcagctgcagtgtgagctGGCTGACACCTACTATGAGATGATGGATCTGAAGGTGGCTATTGGGAACAGGTTAGAGAAGCTAGATTCACacacagttaaaaaaattaattctttggCTCAGTTTGCCATCAAATATTACGAGCTCTTCTTGGATTCTTTGAGGAACCCTGATAAGGTGTTTCCTGAAAAACTCGAGGAAGATGTTCTCCGCCCTGCCATGGTGGCTAAATTTCACATTGCACGCCTGTATGGTAAGCTCATTACTTCAGATAGCAAAAAGCAACTGGAAAATATGCAGACATCACTGGAGTATTACACATTTCTGGTAGACTATTGTGAGAAGTATCCagatgctgtccctgccatTGAGACTGAACTAGAACTCAGTAAGGAGATGGTGAATCTTCTTCCAGCAAGCATGGAGAGGCTAAGAGCAAAGGTGTCTTCATTTGTATAA
- the KIFBP gene encoding KIF-binding protein isoform X2, translating to MAAAAGGGWPAVCEKFRAARTLSAVESLKDPETEPYRSKYSARALLQEVKQLLSAAEEGGEAVLAVRRAVLEYELGVNHTDTEELSAGDEHLQRCTQLLEPHRLSPDCVSLYIQAQNNLGILWSQRDEIETAQTYLESAEALYNQYMKEDGNPPLDPSEHFMAEEEKLTDQERSKRFEKAYTHTLYYLAQVYQHLEMIEKAAQYCHTTLKRQLEYCGYYPVEWARNAATLSQYYLSKECFMEARHCLAAASVIFSQAGQVPSAEDYETEPDQQDLPERKAEIARCWIKYCLNLLQSARKLLEDNIGELDPDRQLELKAQRKKEEDEKEKGRKKAVLFGTSDICDSVLAMEEKVSSVYPLDFQEAREVFLVGQNYVQEAKEFFQVDGYVTDHIEIVQDHSALFKVLAFFEEDYERRCKMHKRRIDMLEPIYTDLNPQYYLLIRRQLQCELADTYYEMMDLKVAIGNRLEKLDSHTVKKINSLAQFAIKYYELFLDSLRNPDKVFPEKLEEDVLRPAMVAKFHIARLYGKLITSDSKKQLENMQTSLEYYTFLVDYCEKYPDAVPAIETELELSKEMVNLLPASMERLRAKVSSFV from the exons atggcggcggcggcgggcggagggTGGCCCGCGGTGTGCGAGAAGTTCCGCGCCGCCCGCACGCTCTCGGCCGTGGAGTCCCTCAAGGACCCCGAGACCGAGCCGTACCGCTCCAAGTACAGCGCCCGGgcgctgctgcaggaggtgaagcagctgctgagcgCCGCCGAGGAGGGCGGCGAGGCGGTGCTGGCCGTGAGGCGGGCCGTGCTGGAGTACGAGCTGGGCGTCAACCACACGGACACCGAGGAGCTGTCGGCCGGCGACGAGCACCTGCAGCGCTGCACGCAGCTCCTGGAGCCGCACCGCCTCTCCCCGGACTGCGTGTCCCTCTACATCCAGGCCCAG AACAATCTAGGGATCCTGTGGTCTCAGAGGGATGAAATTGAAACTGCACAAACTTACTTGGAATCTGCAGAAGCCTTGTATAACCAATACATGAAAGAG GATGGAAATCCTCCCCTGGATCCCAGTGAACATTTCatggcagaagaagaaaaactcaCAGACCAGGAAAGATCCAAAAG GTTTGAAAAGGCCTACACACATACTCTGTATTACCTGGCCCAAGTGTACCAGCACCTGGAGATGATTGAGAAGGCTGCTCAGTACTGCCACACCACCCTGAAACGGCAGCTCGAGTACTGCGGCTACTACCCCGTGGAATGGGCACGCAACGCGGCCACCCTGTCACAGTACTACCTCTCCAAG GAATGCTTTATGGAGGCTCGGCACTGCCTAGCAGCAGCCAGTGTCATCTTCAGCCAAGCTGGACAGGTGCCATCTGCTGAAGACT ATGAAACAGAGCCAGACCAACAGGACCTTCCAGAGAGGAAAGCTGAAATTGCAAGGTGTTGGATCAAGTATTGCCTGAATCTTCTGCAAAGTGCTCGGAAATTGCTTGAG GATAACATAGGAGAGCTGGATCCAGATAGGCAATTGGAACTTAAAGcccaaaggaagaaagaagaggatgaaaaggagaagggcaggaagaaaGCTGTTCTTTTTGGGACCAGTGATATCTGTGACTCTGTCCTAGCCATGGAGGAGAAAGTGAGCAGCGTATATCCTTTAGATTTTCAAGAAGCCAGAGAAGTCTTCCTGGTTGGTCAGAACTATGTTCAGGAGGCAAAAGAGTTCTTTCAGGTGGATGGTTATGTTACTGACCATATTGAGATTGTTCAGGATCACAGTGCTTTGTTTAAGGTCCTTGCTTTCTTTGAAGAGGACTATGAGAGGCGCTGCAAGATGCACAAGCGTAGGATAGACATGCTGGAGCCCATCTACACTGACCTGAACCCCCAGTACTACCTGCTGATCCgcaggcagctgcagtgtgagctGGCTGACACCTACTATGAGATGATGGATCTGAAGGTGGCTATTGGGAACAGGTTAGAGAAGCTAGATTCACacacagttaaaaaaattaattctttggCTCAGTTTGCCATCAAATATTACGAGCTCTTCTTGGATTCTTTGAGGAACCCTGATAAGGTGTTTCCTGAAAAACTCGAGGAAGATGTTCTCCGCCCTGCCATGGTGGCTAAATTTCACATTGCACGCCTGTATGGTAAGCTCATTACTTCAGATAGCAAAAAGCAACTGGAAAATATGCAGACATCACTGGAGTATTACACATTTCTGGTAGACTATTGTGAGAAGTATCCagatgctgtccctgccatTGAGACTGAACTAGAACTCAGTAAGGAGATGGTGAATCTTCTTCCAGCAAGCATGGAGAGGCTAAGAGCAAAGGTGTCTTCATTTGTATAA